Below is a genomic region from Pseudomonas berkeleyensis.
GAATCTTCTTGTTCTTTTTTACTTCTTGCCGGCGGCGAACAACGCATCGAGCTTCTGCTCGAAGGCGTGGTAGCCAATACGGTCGTAAAGCTCGACACGGGTCTGCATCAAGTCGATCACGTCTTTCTGGTGACCGGTCTGGCGGATCGCGGTGTAGACAGTTTCCGCCGCCTTGTTCGCGGCACGGAATGCCGACAGCGGGTACAGCTGAATGGCTACGCCGACCGAGGCCAGCTCGTCACGGGTGAACAGCGGCGTAGCGCCGAATTCGGTGATGTTGGCCAGAATCGGCACGTTCAGCGCATCGACGAAGCGCTTGTAGGTCGGCAGGTCGTAGGCTGCCTCGGCGAAGATCGCATCGGCCCCGGCCTCGACGTAACGCTGACAGCGCTCGATGGCAGCGTCCACGCCTTCAGCCTGGATCGCATCGGTACGGGCGATCAGGAAGAAATTCGGATCGGTCTTGGCGTCGGCGGCAGCCCGCACACGGTCGACCATTTCCTCGCAGGAAACGATCTCCTTGCCCGGACGATGACCGCAGCGCTTGGCCCCAACCTGATCTTCGATGTGCGCGGCGGCGGCGCCGGCCTTGATCAGGCTCTTGACCGTGCGCTCGATATTGAAAGCGCTGGGGCCAAAGCCGGTGTCGATATCCACCAGCAGCGGCAGGTCGCAGACATCGGTGATGCGGCGCACGTCGGTCAGCACGTCGTCCAGGGTGTTGATACCCAGATCAGGCAGCCCAAGGGAACCTGCGGCGACACCGCCACCGGACAGGTAAATCGCGCGAAAGCCCGCACGCTTGGCCAGCAGCGCGTGGTTGGCGTTGATCGCACCGATTACCTGCAGCGGCTGCTCTTCGGCGAGGGCCTGGCGGAAGCGTTGGCCGGCGGAAAGCTGGGTCATGAATCACCTCGGGTCTTGGATGAAGTGGCGAGCGCGCCTTGCCCGGTCTGAGCAACATAGTGGCGCTCGATATTGCGCTTGGAAGCGCCGATGTGACGGCGCATCAGCAGTTCGGCCAGTTCGCCGTCACGGTCGGCGATGGCATCGAGAATGCGGTGGTGTTCGGCGAAGGCCTGGTGCGGCCGATTCGGGGTGGCGGAGAACTGCAGGCGGTACATGCGCACCAGTTGGTACAGCTCATCGCACAACAGCTTGGCAAGGGTGCGGTTACCACTGCCCTGGATGATCCGATAATGGAAGTCGAAATCGCCTTCCTGCTGGTAGTAGCCGACGCCAGCCTTGAAGGCGGCGTCCTGCTCATGCAGCTCTAGCACACGACGCAGTTCGTCGATCTCTTTCTGGGTCATGCGCTCGGCAGCCAGGCGGCAGGCCATGCCTTCGAGCGATTCACGAATCTCATACAGCTCGATCAGTTCGACATGGCTGAGCGAAACCACTCGCGCGCCCACATGCGGCACCCGCACCAGCAGCTTCTGCCCTTCCAGGCGATGAATAGCCTCGCGCAGCGGGCCACGGCTGATGCCGTAGGTACGCGCCAACTCAGGTTCGGAAATCTTGCTGCCGGGAGCGATCTCGCCCTTGACGATAGCCGCCTGGATCAGGCGAAAGACGTGTTCGGAAAGTGTTTCCGAATCCACCTGAGGCGCTGCGGGCGCTTCTGATTCGAGCAGCATAATTGTCGACACCATTGACGTTCAGTACCGATAAAACTACGCCGAAAAGGCAAATTCGTCAAAGCAGACCAAAGTATTGTCGACAATATTATTGAGCCACTCAACCGCACCACTGCTGACGTTACTTGCAGAAAGCTACATAAGCGTCTGTCTGCATGGAAAATCTCCATGCTAGAATGGCGCCCGCTCACGCCGGGCCACATGCCTGGCTATGCCTGCTAGACTCCTGACAGGCAAACGCGTCGGTAAACTGCCGTCAGTCGCCCACAACGCCCCTGGCAACATCTCCTCAAGGACTTATGACCCTCAAGCCCTTCGCCCTGTTGCTTTGCCTGCTAGCTCTCTCCTGCCCAAGTCTTGCGGCAGGCAAAACCATTTATGGTCTCAACGAATACATCCTCATCCAGGATCTCGATCTGGTCGTTGCAGGCAAACTCGACACGGGTGCCAAGACCGCCTCACTCAGTGCGCGCGACATCAAACGCTTCAAACGTGACGGGGAAACCTGGGTTCGTTTCGTCCTGGCCATCGACGGTGCAGAAGATCAGATCGTCGAGCGGCCACTGGCGCGTATCAGCAAGATCAAACGCCGTGCCGGTGACTTCGATCCGGACGAAGGCAAGACCTACACACCACGCCCGGTTATCGAGCTTCACCTGTGCATGGGACAGGCCCTGCGCACGATCGAAGTGAACTTGACCGACCGAAGCGCATTCCAATACCCGCTGCTGATTGGCTCCGAAGCGCTGAAAAACTTCGAAGCCGTGATCGATCCAAGCCTTAAATACGCTGCCGGCAAGCCCGGCTGCGACTCTGACGCAACCCCTGGCGAGTAATTCCCATGCGCTCTCTGAACCTGCATCTGAAAATCCTGATCACCTTGCTGGTGGCTCTGGGTGTTCTGATTACGGCATATCAAATCTTCATCCTCGGCATTCCGGTGACCGAAGACGAGACCGACGACCTGTGGAACATCGACGCCAAGGTCGAATTCCAGGCCAGCCCGCGCGAACCCGTGAAACTGCAGATGTTCGTGCCGCCGCTGAACCAGGATTACGTGAGCCTCAACGAGAGCTTCATCTCCAACAACTATGGCGTGAGCGTCAACCGTGTCGACGGCAACCGCCGCGTCACCTGGTCCGCCCGCCGCGCCAACGGCAAGCAGACTCTCTACTACCGCCTGGTACTGACCAAGCGTTACAGCGGCGAACAGACTCAGGCCAAAGGCCCGATCTTCCGCGATAGCCTGCCTGTGGAAGGCCCGGAGAAAATTGCCGCAGAAGCCCTGCTGGCACCAATCCGCCAGCACTCGGCGGATGTCGAGACCTTCATCAGCGAGACCATCAAGCGCGTCAACAACGTGGGTGATGACAACGTCAAGCTGCTGCTTGGCGGCGATACCTCCACGGCAAACAAGGCCAAGGTAGTCGACCTGCTGCTGTCCATCGCCCACGTGCCAATGGAGCGTGTGCACACCATTCGTCTGCAAGCCGAAGTCGCCCAGTCGCCTGAACTCTGGCTGCGCAGTTTCAACGGCCAGAAATGGCTGTACTTCAACCCTGAATCCGGCGAGCAGGGTCTGCCTGCCGACCGCCTGGTCTGGTGGATTGGCGACGGCGACTTGGTCAGCCTCGAAGGTGGCCGCCAAGCTGTCGTCAGTTTCAGCCTGAACAACAGCGAGATGAACGCCATCCGCCTGGCCAAGCTGACCGACGAGAACACCGACGCCACCTTCCTGGAGTACTCGCTGTACGGCCTGCCACTGCAGACCCAGCAGACCTTCATGATCATGGTGATGATCCCGATCGGCGTACTGGTGATACTGATCCTGCGCAACCTCGGTGGCCTGCAGACTCTGGGTACCTTCACCCCGGTGCTGATAGCCCTCGCCTTCCGCGAGACGCAGTTGGGCTTCGGTATCTTCCTGTTCACGGTAATCACCGCGCTCGGCCTGTCACTACGCTCCTACCTGGAACATCTGAAGCTGCAGATGCTGCCACGCCTATCGGTGGTGCTGACCTTCGTCGTGGTATTGATCGCCACCATCAGCCTGTTCAGCCACAAGCTGGGCCTGGAGCGCGGCCTGTCCGTCGCCCTGTTCCCGATGGTGATTCTGACCATGACCATCGAACGCCTGTCGATCACCTGGGAAGAACGTGGCGGTGGCCATGCCTTCAAGGTCGCCATCGGCACCCTGTTCGCCGCGACCATCGCGCATCTGCTGATGAGCGTGCCGGAGCTGGTCTACTTCGTGTTCACCTTCCCGGCGGTTCTGCTGATCCTGGTCGGTTTCATGCTGGCGATGGGGCGTTACCGCGGCTACCGCCTGACCGAACTGTTCCGCTTCAAAGCCTTCCTCAAGGACTAAGCCTATGTTCGGTCTGATCAAGACATGGAAGGCCCTCGAAGCCAAAGGCATCATGGGCATCAACCGACGCAACGCGGACTACGTGCTGAAGTACAACAAGCGGCACCTGTACCCGATCGTCGATGACAAGATCATCACCAAGGAGCGGGCCATCGAGGCCGGTATCGATGTGCCCGAGCTGTACGGCATCATCGATACCGAGAAAGGCATCGACAAGCTCGACGAGATCATCGCCGGGCGCACCGACTTCGTCATCAAGCCAGCCCAGGGTGCTGGCGGTGACGGCATTCTGGTGATCGCCGACCGTTTCGAAGATCGCTTCAAGACGGTATCCGGCAAGATCGTCAGCCACGAGGAACTGGAGCAGCAAATCTCCAGCATCCTTTCCGGCCTGTACTCGTTGGGCGGCCACCGCGACCGCGCATTGATCGAATACCGCGTGACCCCGGACACCATCTTCAAGAGCATCAGCTACGAAGGCGTACCGGACATCCGCATCATCGTGCTGATGGGCTACCCGGTGATGGCCATGCTGCGCCTGCCGACCCGGCAGTCCGGCGGCAAGGCCAACCTGCACCAGGGCGCCATCGGCGTCGGCGTCGATCTCGCTACCGGCGTCACCCTGCGCGGCACCTGGCTGAACAACAAGATCAGCAAACACCCGGATACCACCAACGCGGTCGATGGTGTTCAGTTGCCGAACTGGGATGGTTTCATGAAGCTCGCGGCCGGCTGCTACGAGCTGTGCGGCCTGGGCTACATAGGCGTGGACATGGTGCTGGATCAGGACAAGGGCCCATTGATTCTCGAACTCAACGCCCGCCCAGGTCTGAACATCCAGATTGCCAACGATTGCGGCCTAACCCATCGCGCCCATGCGGTGGAAGCCCGCCTGGAAGAGTTGAAGGCCAAAGGCATCCAGGAGAACGCCGAAGAGCGTGTGCGCTTCTCCCAGGAGCTGTTCGGTCACGTCGCCAGCAAGGAAGTCTGACGTTCGCCGTGCGCACCACCAATTCGTAGGGCGGGTGCAACCCGCCAGCCCGCTAACAGCGGGTTGCACCCGCCCTACCTGGTAGTTCGCGTAGCCCGGATGAAATCCGGGGGATTCGCCGGCAAACAGCCCCGGATTGCATCCGGGCTACGGGCTGTTACTCCAGCCAAT
It encodes:
- the prpB gene encoding methylisocitrate lyase is translated as MTQLSAGQRFRQALAEEQPLQVIGAINANHALLAKRAGFRAIYLSGGGVAAGSLGLPDLGINTLDDVLTDVRRITDVCDLPLLVDIDTGFGPSAFNIERTVKSLIKAGAAAAHIEDQVGAKRCGHRPGKEIVSCEEMVDRVRAAADAKTDPNFFLIARTDAIQAEGVDAAIERCQRYVEAGADAIFAEAAYDLPTYKRFVDALNVPILANITEFGATPLFTRDELASVGVAIQLYPLSAFRAANKAAETVYTAIRQTGHQKDVIDLMQTRVELYDRIGYHAFEQKLDALFAAGKK
- a CDS encoding GntR family transcriptional regulator; translation: MLLESEAPAAPQVDSETLSEHVFRLIQAAIVKGEIAPGSKISEPELARTYGISRGPLREAIHRLEGQKLLVRVPHVGARVVSLSHVELIELYEIRESLEGMACRLAAERMTQKEIDELRRVLELHEQDAAFKAGVGYYQQEGDFDFHYRIIQGSGNRTLAKLLCDELYQLVRMYRLQFSATPNRPHQAFAEHHRILDAIADRDGELAELLMRRHIGASKRNIERHYVAQTGQGALATSSKTRGDS
- the rloA gene encoding retropepsin-like aspartic peptidase RloA, producing the protein MTLKPFALLLCLLALSCPSLAAGKTIYGLNEYILIQDLDLVVAGKLDTGAKTASLSARDIKRFKRDGETWVRFVLAIDGAEDQIVERPLARISKIKRRAGDFDPDEGKTYTPRPVIELHLCMGQALRTIEVNLTDRSAFQYPLLIGSEALKNFEAVIDPSLKYAAGKPGCDSDATPGE
- the rloB gene encoding osmotic stress tolerance membrane protein RloB, yielding MRSLNLHLKILITLLVALGVLITAYQIFILGIPVTEDETDDLWNIDAKVEFQASPREPVKLQMFVPPLNQDYVSLNESFISNNYGVSVNRVDGNRRVTWSARRANGKQTLYYRLVLTKRYSGEQTQAKGPIFRDSLPVEGPEKIAAEALLAPIRQHSADVETFISETIKRVNNVGDDNVKLLLGGDTSTANKAKVVDLLLSIAHVPMERVHTIRLQAEVAQSPELWLRSFNGQKWLYFNPESGEQGLPADRLVWWIGDGDLVSLEGGRQAVVSFSLNNSEMNAIRLAKLTDENTDATFLEYSLYGLPLQTQQTFMIMVMIPIGVLVILILRNLGGLQTLGTFTPVLIALAFRETQLGFGIFLFTVITALGLSLRSYLEHLKLQMLPRLSVVLTFVVVLIATISLFSHKLGLERGLSVALFPMVILTMTIERLSITWEERGGGHAFKVAIGTLFAATIAHLLMSVPELVYFVFTFPAVLLILVGFMLAMGRYRGYRLTELFRFKAFLKD
- a CDS encoding alpha-L-glutamate ligase-like protein encodes the protein MFGLIKTWKALEAKGIMGINRRNADYVLKYNKRHLYPIVDDKIITKERAIEAGIDVPELYGIIDTEKGIDKLDEIIAGRTDFVIKPAQGAGGDGILVIADRFEDRFKTVSGKIVSHEELEQQISSILSGLYSLGGHRDRALIEYRVTPDTIFKSISYEGVPDIRIIVLMGYPVMAMLRLPTRQSGGKANLHQGAIGVGVDLATGVTLRGTWLNNKISKHPDTTNAVDGVQLPNWDGFMKLAAGCYELCGLGYIGVDMVLDQDKGPLILELNARPGLNIQIANDCGLTHRAHAVEARLEELKAKGIQENAEERVRFSQELFGHVASKEV